The sequence CCGGATCCATCACCCGGCCGTGCAGGATCACCACGTCGTAGCCGCCCGCGGCGGTGCTGCGACCCGCGGCGATCAGCGCCGCCGCCGCGGCCAAACACGCCCCCGCCAGCATCAGGATGCGCACACGCACCCGCCGTTCCCATTGCACCATTGCCTGGCCTCTCCCGGTTGGCCCGGCGCGGACGATGCTACGTTCCGCTCCGGCTGCCTAGTGTCATCAGCGCGTGCCCCGCTGTCAAAGGAAAACTCGCCCCCGCGTCTTCCCGGCAACTCCGCTCTTGACCCCGGGCGCGGCGAGCGATAGAACGGCGTACATGGCCAAGCGGCAGAAAACTCCCTCGATTGTCTGTTTATCCGATTACCAGCAGGCGGCACAGAACAAGATGAGCGCCGTCGCCCGCGAGTACCTCGACAGCGGCGCCGCCGATGAGATCTCCCTGCGGCGCAACCGCACGGCCTTCGACGAACTCCTCCTGCAGCCGCGCGTCCTGCGCGACGTCAGCAGCCTGGACACCACGCTCGAGCTCTTCGGCCAGAAGATGGAGCACCCCATCCTTCTCGCTCCCGCCGCATACCACAAGCTGTTTCACAAGCAGGGCGAGCTGGCCACGGTGCGCGGCGCGGGGAAAGCCGCCGCCACGCTGGTGGTCAGTTCCTTCGCCACCATCGCTCTCGAGGAGCTCGCCCGCGCCGCAACCGCGCCCCTCTGGTTTCAGCTGTACATGCCGCCTGACCGCGCCATCTCCAGGGACCTGGTGCAGCGCGCCGAAGGCGCCGGCTACCGCGCCATCTGCATGACCGTGGACCTGCCGGTGCTCGGCGTGCGCAACCGCGAAATGCGCACCGGTTTTGGCCTGCCGCGCGGCGCCCAGCGCGCCAATCTCAGCCGCTACAATACCGCCATGGTCACCGCGGCACATTTCGACGAGACCGGAGCAACCATTGCCACGCTGGACGCTTCGTTAACCTGGAAAGACTTCGAGTGGGTGCGCTCGCTGACCAAGCTGCCGGTGCTGGTCAAGGGCATCCTCGCCCCCGAAGACGCGCGCCTCGCCGCGGAGCACGGCGCCGCCGGAATCATCGTCTCCAATCACGGCGCGCGAAACCTGGACACCACGCCCGCCACCATTGAAGTTCTGCCGCGCATCATGGAAGCCGTGCCCGCAGACTTTCCCGTACTTCTCGATGGCGGTATCCGCCGCGGCACCGACGTGGTCAAGGCCTTGGCCCTGGGTGCGCGCGCCGTGCTGATTGGCAGGCCGTATCTGTGGGCTCTGGCGGTGCACGGTGAAGCCGGGGTGGAGCGCGCCGTGCGCATTCTCCTCGACGAGCTGCGCGCGGTGCTGGCCCTCTGCGGCCGCGCCTCGCTGGCCGCAGTGGACCGCAGCATCCTCTGGACGAAGGAAAACTAGCGGCGCAGATCCCGCGCGCGCTGCTGCTCAGGGCTTCTGGCTCGCTTTGCGTGCCGGCTCGAACTCATCGCCGGGCTGCCAGCTGGCCAGTCCCGGCAGCGTGGCGGCTTTCCATCCCAGCGCGAAGCCGAACCGCGCCATCTTCGCATCGCCCGTGAAATCCATCTCCGGCTTGTACTCGTCCGTGGGCTGATGGTAGTAGTGCTCGTTGTAATCCTTGTGCTGCGCCAGGCCCCATTCCGCCGTATGCCCCGCGAATTTTACGCCTTCGTTGACCGAGAAGGACGGAATCCCCACGCGGGCCAGGCTGAAGTGGTCGGAGCGGTAGTAGTGCCCGGCCTCGGGCTGGGCATCGGGCGCAATGGCCATACCGAAGCTCTTGGCCGTCTCCTCGACCGCCGGATAAAAGGTTGTGCGCTCCGCGCCGTTCACTTCCACCTCTTCCGGGTCGCCCAGCGGCGGCAGGTCGTCGTAGTTCAGATCCAGTGTGATCCTGGACGGCGCGATTGGTGTGTGTTTGCCCAGATACTCCGAACCGAGCAGCCCCTGTTCCTCGGCGGTCACCGAAGCGAAATAGATCGACCGCGCCGGAGCCTCTTTCAACGAGGCGTAGGCGCGCGCCAATTCCAGCAGGATCCCGCAGCCTGTCGCGTTGTCCAGCGCCCCGTTATAGATGTTGTCGCCGGACATCGCCGGATCGATTCCCAGATGGTCGTAGTGCGCTGTGTAGAGCACCCCCTCGCCGCGCCGCTGCGCATCTGTCCCTGGCAACATCGCCAGCACGTTATGCGAGACGAACGGGCGCAGATGGCTGGCCAGATGCGCCTTCAAACGTACGGGCAGCTCGATCGGCTTGAAATCGCGCGATTGCGCCGCCTGAAACAGCTTGTTCAGATCGTACCCGCCAAAGCCCACCAGCCGGTTCGCCACATCCCATTGAATCCAGGCCGCCGCCTCCAGCTTCGGCGTGCCGTCGCGCTGCAGGTAGGAATGCTCGCCGCCCCAGGAGCTGCGCACCACCTCCCAGCCGTAGCTGGCCAGGTCCCGGCGGTGAATCACCAGCGCTGCCACTGCGCCCTGCCGCGCCGCTTCCTCGAACTTGTAGGTCCACCGCCCGTAGTAGGTCAGCGCCTTGCCCTTGAAAAACTTGGGATCGTCCGACGACGGTTCCGCGACGAACATCACCACGACTTTGCCGCGCAGGTCCACGCCCTTGAAATCGTCCCAGTTGTACTCCGGCGCCTGAATGCCGAATCCCACGAAGACCACCGGGGCGTCGATCTCCGCCGTTTCCGTCTGGCTTTCGTTGTTGGTCACGAAGTCGTCCAGCAGCTTCAGCCGCACCGGCTCGCCCTGAGCCGGCGTAAAGGTAAAGGATGTCTCCGGCAGGGTACGCACGCCTACCATGGGCACCTTCTGCATATACGAGCCGTGATCGCCCGCCGGCTTCAGTCCATACAGCGCGAACTGCGTCGCAATATATTCCGCCGCGATGTCCCCGCCGCGCGCGCCCGTGCCGCGCCCCTCCAGCAGGTCGTGCGAGAGGAAGCGCACGTGCGCGCCGATCTTCTGCGCGTCAATTCCCCGCATCGCCGCCCCCGCCGCCGCGGGCAGCCCCGCGGCCTCTTCCCCGGCGGCCCAAACGGCAAGATAGCCCGTGGCTCCGCCCAGCAGCAAAACGAACAACAGCCTGGCAAGACCCAGACGGGTCCTCTGCAATCGCATGTTTGCTTCTCCCAAGAGCGCGGCGGACCGGTTACTTCTTCGTCCGATCCTTCAGCAGCCCCTTCAGCTCGGACATGAATTCCTTCACGTCCTTGAAATCCATGTACACGGAGGCGAAACGCACATAGGCGACCTTATCCAGCTTTTTCAGCCGGTGCATGATCATCTCGCCGATTTCCGTGGTGGTCAGCTCGCGCTCGGTAGCTTCCTGCACCACGCCCTCGATTTCGTCGACAATGCCCTCGAGCTTGGCAGTCGGCACGGGCCGCTTCTCACAGGCTTTGAGCAGCCCCTGCAGAATCTTCTGGCGGTCGAAGCGCTCGCGCCGCCCGTCCTTCTTGATCACCATGTAGGGAATTTCGTCGATGCGTTCGTAGGTGGTGAACCGCCGGCCGCATTTGAGGCATTCGCGGCGCCGCCGAATCGTATCGCCGGTGCGGCCTTCGCGGGAGTCGATCACCTTGTCGTCAAGATGCGCGCAAAAGGGACATTTCACTCGGCCGCCTCTCCCCGCCGCCCTGCCGTCTAGGCGGCTTCCTTTTCTTCGCGCCCAACCATCCGGCGCAACTCCCCGAACGACAAACCTTCCTGGATCAGCAGCGGCACACCAGCCAGGCTGCAGGCCGCAAACGTAATCAGCCACACCACCACCGCCGCCACCACCGCCGGCTCTCTTTCTACTCCAAAGATTGCCGTGTAAGCAAGAATAGAACCGATCTGCGATCCCCCGCCCACTGCGGGCAACTGCACCACCGAGCCCACCAGCGTGAACGCCATCACCACCGTCGCCTCGCTGAAGGTGATCGCGCCGAGGCGGCCTCCGAAGCTGTGCGAGACCCAGTAATAGACCATCGCCACCAGCACCCAGTGCGCTCCCGAATAGAACACCGCGGACGCCAGGTCCCCCCAGCTGCGGATGGTCTGGATGCCGCGCACAAATCCCAGGACAATGTGCGCCAGCGTCGCCCGCCAGCCGTGCGCCGCCCGCCAGCCCTGCAGCCGCCGTTCCAGCATGGCTGTGCCGTGCAGCCGCAGATAGACGAGGAAGGCCACCATGCCGAAGACCCCGGTGAAGAGCAGTGTCCCGGCCGTCCGTGCCGCATGCTCCAACGCTCCCGCCGCGCCCGCCGTTCCGGTATGCACCGGCAGCAGGAACAGCCCGACCGCCGCAATCACGGCCATACTCGCCGCGTCGAACAGCCGCTCCAGGGCATAAATGCCAAACGTATCCGCCACTGGCTGCCGCTCCTTGCGCGCCAGCAGCAGCGGACGGAGCGGCTCCCCGGGCCTCCCGAACAGAAAGAGCAGGGAAAAGCCGGCCAGAGTCATGCTGTAGATGTTGCGGAAGGAGACCGGTCCGAGGTGCCGCGAAAAGCGCATCCAGCGCAGCGCGCGCAAGGCATAGCAGGCGTAGATGGCCGCCAGCCCGAGCAGCAGCAGCTCAAGGCGCGTGTGGTGCAAGGCCTGCAGCATCTCCCCGGCGTGAAATTCCCCGTGCTTGAGGCGGCCGCTCGCGTGGTAGAACACCGCGCCCAGCAGCACAATCCCCAAGCCGATCAAAATA is a genomic window of Terriglobia bacterium containing:
- a CDS encoding alpha-hydroxy-acid oxidizing protein is translated as MAKRQKTPSIVCLSDYQQAAQNKMSAVAREYLDSGAADEISLRRNRTAFDELLLQPRVLRDVSSLDTTLELFGQKMEHPILLAPAAYHKLFHKQGELATVRGAGKAAATLVVSSFATIALEELARAATAPLWFQLYMPPDRAISRDLVQRAEGAGYRAICMTVDLPVLGVRNREMRTGFGLPRGAQRANLSRYNTAMVTAAHFDETGATIATLDASLTWKDFEWVRSLTKLPVLVKGILAPEDARLAAEHGAAGIIVSNHGARNLDTTPATIEVLPRIMEAVPADFPVLLDGGIRRGTDVVKALALGARAVLIGRPYLWALAVHGEAGVERAVRILLDELRAVLALCGRASLAAVDRSILWTKEN
- a CDS encoding M28 family peptidase, with translation MRLQRTRLGLARLLFVLLLGGATGYLAVWAAGEEAAGLPAAAGAAMRGIDAQKIGAHVRFLSHDLLEGRGTGARGGDIAAEYIATQFALYGLKPAGDHGSYMQKVPMVGVRTLPETSFTFTPAQGEPVRLKLLDDFVTNNESQTETAEIDAPVVFVGFGIQAPEYNWDDFKGVDLRGKVVVMFVAEPSSDDPKFFKGKALTYYGRWTYKFEEAARQGAVAALVIHRRDLASYGWEVVRSSWGGEHSYLQRDGTPKLEAAAWIQWDVANRLVGFGGYDLNKLFQAAQSRDFKPIELPVRLKAHLASHLRPFVSHNVLAMLPGTDAQRRGEGVLYTAHYDHLGIDPAMSGDNIYNGALDNATGCGILLELARAYASLKEAPARSIYFASVTAEEQGLLGSEYLGKHTPIAPSRITLDLNYDDLPPLGDPEEVEVNGAERTTFYPAVEETAKSFGMAIAPDAQPEAGHYYRSDHFSLARVGIPSFSVNEGVKFAGHTAEWGLAQHKDYNEHYYHQPTDEYKPEMDFTGDAKMARFGFALGWKAATLPGLASWQPGDEFEPARKASQKP
- the nrdR gene encoding transcriptional regulator NrdR, whose product is MKCPFCAHLDDKVIDSREGRTGDTIRRRRECLKCGRRFTTYERIDEIPYMVIKKDGRRERFDRQKILQGLLKACEKRPVPTAKLEGIVDEIEGVVQEATERELTTTEIGEMIMHRLKKLDKVAYVRFASVYMDFKDVKEFMSELKGLLKDRTKK
- a CDS encoding flippase-like domain-containing protein, which translates into the protein MRSGTRRGILIGLGIVLLGAVFYHASGRLKHGEFHAGEMLQALHHTRLELLLLGLAAIYACYALRALRWMRFSRHLGPVSFRNIYSMTLAGFSLLFLFGRPGEPLRPLLLARKERQPVADTFGIYALERLFDAASMAVIAAVGLFLLPVHTGTAGAAGALEHAARTAGTLLFTGVFGMVAFLVYLRLHGTAMLERRLQGWRAAHGWRATLAHIVLGFVRGIQTIRSWGDLASAVFYSGAHWVLVAMVYYWVSHSFGGRLGAITFSEATVVMAFTLVGSVVQLPAVGGGSQIGSILAYTAIFGVEREPAVVAAVVVWLITFAACSLAGVPLLIQEGLSFGELRRMVGREEKEAA